In Rhodococcus sp. OK302, one genomic interval encodes:
- a CDS encoding AfsR/SARP family transcriptional regulator: MDQDKARDVVDIGLLGAVSTRTGDRLVALPGPRARALLTALALVPGRPCPAQNLIEDIWGSDPPRSPMNALHTQVSRLRSALPEGSVEVTAAGYRLTGPRDRVDLARAQDALHGVRVDTDSRESLRIVTAALSLWRGSAGDDVVGVPGEQLASTASRLHDELSAVRLQALLNLGDFSDALPVAQIRHSGNPFDDAAAGDLMRALAGLGRTNEALEVFAAFKAHLADRLGGDPSPGLVELNAALLSTPLPGATSAPVRSRRAIGLRAAPNALLGRDSDIDNVEELLSRSRVVTVLGPGGAGKTRLAQELGLRASTRTSVALVELAALRSSDDVIAAIGATLGISESDLAPGRLTVGRTHSARERLAEALSAGPMTLILDNCEHVIGACSDIVAELIAAGGQLTVLATSRSPLMISAEAVYPLPPLVIDGNAGSAVELFSARARAVRPSVRLDAETVGKLCTTLDGLPLAIELAAARARTMSVEEISARLSDRFELLRSADPTSPDRHRTLHAVIDWSWNLLGAEHRVALARLCRFPAGFTLASAEAVAEWGQLADVADAVEALVNQSLLSVVDTSNGLRYHMLETVREYGEEQLAALGEGAEVLRRLNQWAVDIAADARKRSRSDQVRLAAEIDEEHDNLLAVLRWAVERGDAAIVANVFPVLGLLWAIRGSHSEVANWAPKVVEATNNDDLADVNAELVAMTFMMVAMHLLFGAITRDHARARLRLRKILRERDDLAPTFVFLIRLIVGPQSGYRVARLVAEGMRSPDIETRMAALAIRANLRENLGDLRGALGDSEELLRYAREIGDEWGVAMAAQQVGSVHSQSARYIEAVAFYSMAAASTERLGAHEEALQLISFQAGALIAGGDTVGGRALLDRIRPALALPGGSAGIENAPRRAALFASVAEADLAEGHVELGLGHYREALELLGSEVENVYGDPFVVLLSAAAVCAHAVHGESASMADRVRRMSESSVITLNPHGYVDLPLAGSVAAAVGAYDLCTGHVSRGTELLALAVKMPGRQDFVSLHHGRLAAFAVGIVGEDRWLVETDKVSGLSRRAVREAVLAALRGPLEN, translated from the coding sequence GTGGATCAGGACAAGGCTCGAGACGTGGTGGACATAGGGTTGCTCGGCGCTGTCTCGACCAGAACCGGCGACCGTTTGGTTGCGTTGCCCGGGCCACGGGCGCGGGCGCTGCTCACTGCCTTGGCTCTCGTTCCCGGTCGGCCGTGTCCGGCGCAGAACCTCATCGAGGACATCTGGGGCTCCGACCCGCCGCGTTCACCGATGAATGCTTTGCACACGCAGGTTTCGCGCTTGCGGTCCGCGTTGCCGGAAGGCTCGGTGGAGGTTACGGCTGCGGGCTATCGGCTCACAGGGCCGCGAGATCGAGTGGACCTCGCCCGGGCGCAGGACGCGCTTCACGGCGTTCGCGTCGACACAGATTCCCGAGAGTCGTTGAGGATAGTCACCGCGGCCCTGAGTTTGTGGCGGGGGAGCGCCGGAGATGACGTCGTCGGAGTGCCGGGGGAGCAGCTGGCTTCGACCGCATCGCGCCTGCACGACGAGCTTTCCGCAGTGAGACTGCAGGCGCTCCTGAATCTCGGTGACTTCTCCGATGCACTTCCGGTTGCGCAAATCCGTCACTCCGGCAACCCTTTTGACGACGCGGCCGCTGGGGATCTGATGCGGGCGTTGGCCGGCTTGGGTCGCACCAACGAGGCGCTCGAGGTGTTCGCGGCGTTCAAGGCGCACCTGGCCGATCGCTTGGGGGGCGATCCGTCCCCCGGATTGGTCGAGCTGAATGCGGCGCTTCTGAGTACGCCGCTTCCGGGTGCGACGTCTGCTCCGGTGCGGAGCAGACGGGCCATCGGTCTACGTGCAGCACCCAACGCATTGCTCGGTCGTGACAGCGATATCGACAACGTCGAGGAGTTGCTCTCGCGTTCGCGTGTGGTGACAGTTCTCGGTCCGGGTGGAGCGGGAAAGACCCGTCTGGCACAGGAATTGGGGTTGCGTGCGTCCACTCGCACCTCGGTGGCGTTGGTCGAACTGGCAGCGCTGCGCAGCAGTGACGACGTCATCGCAGCCATCGGCGCGACACTCGGTATCAGTGAATCCGACTTGGCGCCAGGCCGATTGACAGTCGGGCGAACGCATTCGGCACGTGAGCGCCTTGCCGAAGCACTGTCGGCCGGGCCGATGACGCTCATTCTCGACAACTGCGAGCATGTGATCGGTGCTTGTTCGGACATCGTCGCAGAACTGATTGCGGCCGGTGGTCAGTTGACCGTCCTGGCGACCAGTCGATCGCCCCTGATGATCAGTGCCGAAGCCGTGTATCCGTTGCCGCCGTTGGTTATCGACGGCAATGCCGGATCGGCAGTGGAGTTGTTCTCGGCCCGCGCCCGTGCCGTGCGACCCTCCGTACGCCTGGACGCGGAAACCGTCGGAAAGCTGTGTACGACACTCGACGGCTTGCCGTTGGCCATTGAATTGGCGGCGGCGCGAGCCCGCACGATGAGTGTCGAGGAAATCTCCGCGCGCTTGAGTGATCGTTTCGAGTTGCTTCGATCCGCAGACCCGACGTCCCCGGATCGGCATCGCACACTGCACGCCGTCATCGACTGGAGTTGGAATTTGCTGGGGGCCGAGCATCGAGTGGCGCTCGCTCGACTATGCCGATTCCCCGCAGGTTTCACCTTGGCGTCGGCTGAGGCGGTTGCCGAATGGGGACAGTTGGCTGACGTCGCCGACGCAGTCGAAGCGCTGGTCAATCAATCATTGCTCTCGGTAGTCGACACGTCGAACGGGCTGCGCTATCACATGCTCGAGACGGTTCGGGAATACGGCGAGGAGCAACTGGCGGCGCTGGGTGAGGGAGCGGAAGTTCTTCGGCGACTGAACCAATGGGCCGTCGATATCGCTGCGGACGCGCGGAAGCGTTCACGGTCCGACCAGGTTCGGCTTGCCGCCGAGATCGACGAGGAACATGACAATCTCCTGGCAGTTCTGCGGTGGGCAGTTGAACGCGGCGACGCCGCGATCGTGGCGAATGTCTTTCCGGTACTGGGATTACTGTGGGCGATCCGAGGTTCACATTCGGAAGTCGCGAACTGGGCACCCAAGGTAGTCGAGGCTACGAACAACGATGATTTGGCCGACGTCAATGCCGAACTGGTCGCGATGACATTCATGATGGTGGCCATGCACCTGCTCTTCGGGGCAATCACGAGGGATCATGCCCGTGCCCGTCTGCGTCTGCGAAAGATCCTGCGCGAGAGGGACGATCTGGCGCCGACGTTCGTGTTCCTGATCCGGTTGATTGTCGGCCCGCAATCCGGATATCGGGTGGCGCGGTTGGTGGCCGAGGGCATGCGTAGTCCGGATATCGAGACACGGATGGCAGCACTCGCGATCCGGGCGAACCTGCGCGAGAACCTCGGCGATCTGCGCGGCGCACTCGGTGACTCCGAGGAACTTTTGCGGTACGCCCGCGAAATCGGGGACGAGTGGGGTGTCGCCATGGCCGCTCAGCAGGTGGGTTCGGTGCACAGTCAATCCGCGCGGTACATCGAAGCCGTCGCGTTCTACTCGATGGCAGCAGCGTCCACAGAACGGCTCGGCGCTCACGAAGAGGCATTGCAGCTCATCAGCTTTCAAGCCGGCGCACTGATTGCGGGCGGCGATACCGTCGGCGGACGTGCGTTGCTGGATCGAATTCGGCCGGCATTGGCATTGCCGGGTGGGAGTGCCGGTATCGAGAACGCTCCGCGGCGTGCTGCGCTGTTCGCCAGTGTTGCCGAGGCTGATCTGGCGGAAGGGCACGTCGAACTCGGACTAGGTCACTATCGGGAGGCTCTGGAACTGCTCGGCAGTGAGGTCGAGAATGTGTACGGAGATCCGTTTGTCGTTCTGCTCAGCGCGGCAGCGGTGTGCGCACACGCGGTGCACGGAGAGTCTGCGTCGATGGCTGATCGGGTGCGCCGGATGAGCGAATCCAGCGTGATCACGTTGAACCCCCACGGATATGTGGATCTACCGCTCGCCGGTTCGGTCGCAGCGGCTGTCGGTGCCTACGATTTGTGTACCGGACACGTGAGCCGCGGAACGGAATTGTTGGCACTGGCCGTCAAAATGCCGGGGCGACAAGACTTCGTCTCGCTGCACCACGGACGTCTGGCGGCCTTTGCCGTCGGAATCGTCGGGGAAGACCGGTGGCTCGTAGAAACCGATAAGGTCTCCGGCCTCTCACGACGAGCGGTCCGCGAAGCAGTTCTGGCTGCGCTTCGCGGACCGCTGGAAAACTAG
- a CDS encoding branched-chain amino acid ABC transporter permease/ATP-binding protein, with translation MTEFLQFAILGLGAGSAYALLAQGIVLVYRGSGVVNFAQGAIAMVGAYICLETLRHDQGWGLLPAAIAAVVVAGLIGLAFQMLVLRWLTNAAPIVRLAATLGLMVILQAGVQQYYGSTAIRVKTFLPDAAYHWGDIVVQQDRMILLGIAVASTAALWAWTKFTRVGLAITASAENERAAAALGWSPQRLAALTWTIGGALAGAAGILVAPLTGLTPSAFVVIVTVSALAAALLGGFRSFPLTLLGGLLLGVGESLVVLYQDNLRELLGMETLTGVNRAVPFAVILVVLVVRGKGLPLRSHVSERLPKLGSGEIRWAGVGLAVLVAVGIILAGGDWLRSLTLTLAAAVFLLSIVVLTGFAGQLSLAQYTVGGLGALFAARLVGQAGWPLVPAAVVSVIAVIAIGVVFALPALRTRGVNLAVVTLGLGFTIQEMVFNNPTFTGDKLEGSVKISHLSLLGLDVTPSKYPERWALLCLIALVVCGLMVANLRRSRTGRRLIAVRTNERAAASLGISVFAVKIYAFALASGLAAVAGILLGLRNTAVTYVEFNVFASINAVVQTVTGGLGFVLGSVIGSFMAPGALFSRVLSGFALAALLGGVILIVTLLTNQNGIADMISQGLRRIPGLAKLGKRSTGRGYELSDELPTGTVTPVPLTVRGLTVRFGGVTAVDGVDLDVAPGQVVGLIGPNGAGKTTLIDAITGFVSPAAGALTLGDNDITGWSTARRSQGGLRRSFQSLELFEDITVGENIHAGADESTWRTWLVDLIRPGRHPLSPSASRVVRDFELENDLDVLPGELSYGRRRLVGIARAVASAPSVILLDEPAAGLDDAESRELAVAIRHLAVQRGAGVLLIEHDMGLVMSTCDQIVVLQAGRVIAAGTPAEITASEAVREAYLGSEKETTTEAAQ, from the coding sequence ATGACTGAGTTCTTACAGTTTGCGATTCTCGGCCTGGGAGCGGGCTCTGCCTACGCGCTCCTGGCGCAGGGCATCGTGCTGGTTTATCGAGGCTCCGGGGTGGTGAACTTCGCTCAAGGTGCGATCGCCATGGTCGGCGCCTATATCTGCCTGGAAACTCTTCGGCACGACCAAGGTTGGGGTCTGCTTCCGGCTGCCATCGCAGCCGTCGTGGTGGCCGGACTGATCGGACTGGCATTTCAGATGCTGGTGTTGCGGTGGCTCACAAATGCCGCGCCGATCGTCCGGCTTGCCGCCACTCTCGGCCTGATGGTGATCTTGCAGGCCGGGGTGCAGCAGTACTACGGCAGCACGGCGATCCGTGTGAAGACCTTCCTGCCGGACGCTGCGTACCACTGGGGAGACATTGTGGTGCAACAGGATCGGATGATCCTGCTGGGTATCGCGGTGGCGTCGACTGCCGCGCTCTGGGCCTGGACCAAGTTCACCCGGGTGGGCTTGGCCATCACCGCATCTGCCGAGAACGAGCGAGCAGCAGCCGCGCTCGGCTGGTCGCCGCAGCGCCTGGCTGCGCTCACCTGGACCATCGGCGGCGCGCTCGCCGGTGCGGCCGGAATCCTGGTGGCGCCCTTGACCGGGCTCACCCCGTCGGCCTTTGTCGTGATCGTGACGGTCTCGGCACTTGCCGCAGCTCTTCTGGGCGGATTCCGTTCCTTCCCGCTCACCCTGCTCGGCGGATTGCTGCTCGGCGTGGGCGAGAGCCTGGTTGTCCTGTACCAGGACAATCTGCGCGAGCTGCTCGGAATGGAGACGCTCACCGGCGTCAACCGCGCCGTGCCGTTCGCGGTGATCCTGGTCGTGCTGGTCGTACGAGGCAAGGGGCTGCCGTTGCGCAGCCATGTATCCGAGCGGCTACCCAAGCTCGGATCCGGCGAAATCCGTTGGGCGGGTGTCGGACTCGCAGTTCTGGTGGCCGTCGGCATCATCCTGGCCGGCGGAGACTGGCTGCGGTCGCTGACCCTGACGCTGGCCGCTGCCGTATTCCTGCTGTCCATCGTGGTCCTGACAGGTTTTGCCGGCCAACTCTCGCTCGCCCAGTACACCGTCGGCGGTCTGGGTGCGCTGTTTGCCGCGCGCCTCGTCGGCCAGGCCGGCTGGCCGCTGGTACCCGCAGCAGTGGTGAGCGTGATTGCCGTGATCGCGATCGGTGTGGTGTTCGCGCTACCCGCATTGCGCACACGAGGGGTGAACCTTGCCGTGGTCACCCTGGGGCTCGGATTCACGATCCAGGAGATGGTGTTCAACAACCCGACCTTCACCGGCGACAAGCTCGAGGGTTCGGTAAAGATCAGCCACCTGAGCTTGCTCGGGCTGGACGTGACACCCAGTAAGTATCCCGAGCGCTGGGCACTGCTGTGCCTCATTGCGCTGGTCGTCTGCGGTCTCATGGTCGCGAATCTGCGGCGCTCGCGCACCGGCCGACGACTCATTGCTGTGCGCACCAACGAGCGGGCCGCAGCGTCTCTCGGCATCAGTGTTTTTGCGGTCAAGATTTACGCTTTCGCGCTGGCCTCCGGATTGGCCGCGGTGGCGGGCATTCTCCTCGGTCTGCGCAACACCGCAGTGACCTATGTCGAGTTCAACGTGTTCGCGTCGATCAACGCCGTGGTTCAGACGGTAACCGGTGGTCTCGGGTTCGTATTGGGTAGCGTCATCGGCTCATTCATGGCGCCGGGGGCTCTCTTCAGCCGAGTGTTGTCAGGTTTTGCTCTGGCAGCTCTGCTCGGCGGTGTGATCCTCATCGTCACACTGCTCACGAACCAGAACGGCATCGCCGACATGATCTCCCAAGGCCTCCGGCGGATTCCGGGGCTGGCCAAGCTGGGGAAGCGCTCCACAGGGCGTGGCTATGAGCTTTCCGACGAATTGCCGACCGGTACGGTCACCCCCGTGCCGCTGACGGTGCGCGGATTGACAGTGCGATTCGGCGGCGTCACCGCTGTCGACGGCGTCGACCTTGATGTCGCGCCCGGCCAGGTAGTGGGCTTGATCGGACCCAACGGTGCCGGTAAGACCACCCTGATCGACGCGATCACCGGATTTGTCAGCCCGGCGGCGGGAGCGCTCACGCTGGGGGACAACGACATCACCGGCTGGTCAACCGCACGGCGGTCCCAGGGCGGGCTGCGCCGGTCCTTCCAGTCGCTCGAACTGTTCGAGGACATCACGGTCGGCGAAAACATCCATGCCGGAGCCGACGAATCCACTTGGCGCACCTGGCTTGTCGACCTGATCCGTCCGGGCCGTCACCCGCTCTCCCCGAGCGCTTCACGGGTGGTGCGAGACTTCGAACTGGAAAACGACCTCGATGTATTGCCGGGCGAACTGTCCTACGGCCGGCGTCGACTCGTGGGTATCGCCCGGGCAGTCGCGTCCGCTCCGTCCGTCATCCTGCTCGACGAGCCGGCAGCCGGACTGGACGACGCCGAAAGCCGCGAACTAGCCGTCGCCATCCGGCACTTGGCCGTGCAACGAGGAGCCGGCGTGCTCCTCATCGAACACGACATGGGCCTGGTCATGTCCACCTGCGATCAGATCGTGGTACTCCAGGCCGGGCGCGTGATCGCGGCCGGCACGCCGGCAGAGATCACTGCCAGCGAGGCCGTTCGCGAAGCGTATCTGGGTAGCGAAAAAGAGACGACGACGGAGGCAGCGCAATGA
- a CDS encoding ABC transporter ATP-binding protein has protein sequence MTITSEKTVASDVVLECRGLSAGYDGAVVCRDLDITVKAGEVVALIGANGAGKSTTMLTVSGELAPISGELSVLGSGKRSSLATLARRGLSYVTEERSVIMGLTGAENLRLAGVSADAACEIFPELRALLKRPAGLLSGGEQQMLTLARALAREPRLLLADELSLGLAPQIVQRLLAVVREAADSRNLGVLLVEQHVRQVLEVADRVYVMRRGKVMLEGTAAEIGADIDAVQRAYLAQGPDLSEEE, from the coding sequence ATGACCATCACGAGCGAGAAGACGGTGGCGTCCGACGTAGTCCTCGAATGTCGGGGCCTGAGTGCAGGTTACGACGGAGCGGTGGTCTGCCGCGACCTCGACATCACAGTGAAGGCCGGGGAGGTGGTGGCACTCATCGGCGCGAACGGCGCCGGCAAGTCCACCACCATGCTCACGGTCTCGGGCGAACTCGCCCCGATATCGGGCGAGTTGTCCGTGCTCGGTTCCGGGAAGCGTTCTTCACTGGCGACTCTGGCACGGCGCGGCCTGAGCTACGTCACCGAGGAACGGTCCGTGATCATGGGCCTGACCGGGGCCGAAAATCTGCGTCTCGCAGGCGTTTCCGCCGACGCCGCGTGTGAGATCTTCCCCGAGCTACGGGCACTGCTCAAGCGGCCGGCAGGCTTGCTGTCGGGTGGTGAACAGCAGATGTTGACGCTGGCCCGGGCTCTGGCCCGGGAGCCGAGGCTCCTGTTGGCCGACGAGCTGTCCTTGGGCCTCGCGCCGCAGATCGTGCAACGACTGCTCGCCGTGGTCCGGGAAGCAGCGGACAGCCGCAATCTCGGAGTGCTTCTGGTGGAACAGCACGTGCGGCAGGTACTCGAGGTCGCGGACCGGGTGTACGTCATGCGCCGCGGCAAGGTGATGCTGGAAGGCACCGCGGCGGAAATCGGCGCCGACATCGATGCTGTGCAACGCGCCTACCTGGCACAAGGCCCGGACCTTTCCGAAGAAGAGTAA
- a CDS encoding ABC transporter substrate-binding protein, which produces MKLKRMTPAIAALAAFGLLVSGCSDSSGDTGGDNPNAATGAPIKVGQIIPIEAAGVGSVAYAAGTVASVDAFNERGGVNGRPLQLIQCDSKGDPNTEVDCANKMVSEGAVATLADFTPISSEAVSKILQDAGIARIGLNPVNMSDFYSTNVYTPFSGSLLNLYGMIDMLVAKGQTKLTLMRPDLPVTAQLVGLLTPAVQAKGAEIVNDVAVGAGATDYTQFIAAAERNGAQGVILALGASDANPISQAFEQLGSKLVFALGTAGFSQADLQDLGSFATTSTFTSPTPAPSSSTDDFPGLKDFLADMDKSGKEELERANLNGDATYPWLSVRAFGEVASSLKDINKNTVIQGLESAKDLDMAGLIKPWTPSAVEPFGIFQRVSNSMMYRMTFDGDVFVTDPTQYDLRAN; this is translated from the coding sequence GTGAAGTTGAAGAGAATGACACCCGCAATAGCCGCCCTCGCAGCATTCGGCCTGCTTGTATCAGGCTGCAGCGACAGCAGCGGGGACACCGGTGGCGACAATCCGAACGCCGCGACCGGCGCTCCCATCAAGGTCGGTCAGATCATTCCCATCGAGGCAGCCGGAGTCGGCTCCGTCGCCTATGCCGCAGGCACTGTCGCGTCGGTCGACGCATTCAACGAGCGCGGCGGCGTGAACGGACGCCCACTCCAGCTGATCCAGTGTGACTCCAAGGGCGACCCGAACACCGAAGTCGACTGCGCCAACAAGATGGTCTCCGAGGGGGCCGTCGCAACGCTCGCGGACTTCACCCCGATCTCGTCCGAAGCGGTATCGAAGATCCTGCAGGACGCCGGTATCGCGCGCATCGGGTTGAACCCGGTGAATATGTCCGACTTCTATTCCACGAACGTGTACACGCCGTTCTCGGGCTCGCTGCTCAACCTCTACGGGATGATCGACATGCTCGTAGCCAAGGGCCAGACCAAGCTCACCCTGATGCGCCCCGACCTGCCGGTCACCGCGCAGCTGGTAGGACTGTTGACGCCGGCCGTGCAGGCGAAGGGCGCCGAGATCGTCAACGACGTCGCCGTCGGTGCGGGCGCGACCGATTACACGCAGTTCATCGCTGCAGCCGAGCGCAACGGCGCACAGGGAGTGATCCTGGCGCTGGGCGCATCCGACGCCAACCCGATCTCTCAGGCGTTCGAGCAGCTCGGATCGAAGTTGGTCTTCGCGCTGGGTACAGCAGGATTCTCGCAGGCAGACCTGCAGGACCTCGGTAGTTTCGCTACGACCTCGACGTTCACCAGCCCGACTCCGGCGCCGTCCTCGAGCACCGATGACTTCCCCGGACTCAAGGACTTCCTGGCCGACATGGACAAGTCCGGCAAGGAAGAGCTCGAGCGCGCAAACCTCAATGGCGACGCCACGTACCCGTGGTTGTCGGTGCGTGCGTTCGGCGAGGTTGCGTCGAGTCTGAAGGACATCAACAAAAACACCGTCATTCAGGGACTGGAGTCCGCCAAGGATCTCGATATGGCCGGTCTGATCAAGCCTTGGACCCCGAGTGCTGTCGAGCCGTTCGGAATCTTCCAGCGGGTCTCGAACTCGATGATGTACCGCATGACGTTCGACGGTGACGTATTTGTCACCGATCCGACGCAGTACGACCTTCGCGCCAACTGA
- a CDS encoding ATP-binding cassette domain-containing protein — translation MNHTASPFAIEAEGLVKKFGEHRAVDGVSLTVPTGTVFGVLGPNGAGKTTTVRMLATLLRPDGGEARIFGHDVSREPTAVRSLIGVTGQYASVDEDLTATENLVIFSRLLGLSRKDSRKKSLELLEEFDLTDAATKPLKNFSGGMRRRLDLAASLIARPPLLFLDEPTTGLDPRTRAQMWETIRRLVAEGSTVMLTTQYLDEADQLADRIAVIDRGRVIANGTADELKASVGISSLHLKLVERDRTEEARSIIASMLGVEVAVTPEVGRVTAPMSDPSVTADLLIRLRERGIAVDEINVQKPSLDEVFLTITGHQPEDGSRNDADSDNDSDRIPA, via the coding sequence ATGAACCACACAGCTTCGCCTTTTGCCATCGAAGCCGAGGGCCTGGTCAAGAAGTTCGGCGAGCACCGCGCCGTCGACGGCGTCAGCCTCACCGTTCCCACCGGCACGGTATTCGGAGTTCTCGGTCCCAACGGAGCAGGCAAGACCACCACGGTCCGCATGCTCGCCACACTCCTGCGCCCCGACGGCGGGGAGGCCCGAATCTTCGGCCACGACGTTAGCCGCGAGCCGACTGCTGTTCGGTCGCTGATCGGAGTGACCGGGCAGTACGCCTCAGTGGACGAAGACCTGACCGCCACCGAGAATCTGGTGATCTTCTCGCGGTTGCTCGGCTTGAGCCGCAAAGATTCTCGCAAGAAGTCGCTCGAACTTCTCGAGGAGTTCGACCTGACCGACGCTGCCACGAAGCCGCTCAAGAACTTCTCCGGCGGTATGCGTCGACGCCTCGATCTGGCCGCCAGCCTGATTGCCCGCCCGCCGTTGCTGTTCCTCGACGAGCCCACCACCGGCCTCGATCCGCGAACTCGCGCTCAGATGTGGGAGACGATCCGCCGTCTGGTCGCCGAGGGGTCGACGGTCATGCTCACCACCCAGTACCTCGACGAAGCGGACCAGCTCGCCGATCGGATCGCGGTGATCGATCGCGGTCGTGTGATCGCGAACGGCACAGCCGACGAACTCAAGGCTTCGGTCGGCATCTCCTCCTTGCACCTCAAGTTGGTGGAGCGGGATCGCACCGAGGAAGCCCGGTCGATCATCGCGTCGATGCTGGGCGTCGAGGTTGCCGTCACTCCCGAGGTCGGCCGGGTCACCGCTCCGATGAGCGATCCGTCCGTCACCGCTGACCTGCTGATTCGCCTGCGGGAACGCGGCATCGCCGTGGACGAGATCAACGTACAAAAGCCCAGTTTGGACGAAGTGTTCCTGACCATCACCGGGCATCAGCCCGAAGACGGTAGCCGTAACGACGCCGATTCCGACAACGACTCCGATCGGATTCCCGCATGA
- a CDS encoding ABC transporter permease translates to MTTTLTTPQSPVTDQVPRRISLEQSFANTFTMAYRGILKIKHNPEQLFDVVIQPIIFTLMFTYIFGGAIAGDVTAYLPTIIPGILVQTVITGSIVTGTQLREDMDKGVFDRFKSLPIARIAPLSGALLADVVRYGIATTITFIVGFAMGYRPAGGAVGILSAAILVMVCAFSISWIFALMGVMMNKASTVQGVSMLVLFPLTFLSNAFVDPATMPSWLQKFVNANPVSHLVTAVRELANDGHFGIHVVWSLVGAAVIVAVMAPLTVRMYMRKT, encoded by the coding sequence ATGACCACTACGCTGACCACTCCCCAATCTCCGGTCACCGACCAGGTTCCGAGGCGAATCAGTCTCGAGCAGAGCTTCGCGAATACCTTCACCATGGCGTATCGCGGAATTCTCAAGATCAAGCACAATCCGGAGCAGTTGTTCGACGTCGTCATTCAGCCCATCATCTTCACGCTGATGTTCACGTACATCTTCGGCGGTGCCATCGCCGGCGATGTCACGGCCTACTTGCCGACGATCATCCCCGGTATCCTGGTTCAGACAGTGATCACCGGTTCCATCGTCACCGGCACTCAGCTACGTGAAGACATGGACAAGGGTGTGTTCGACCGCTTCAAGTCTCTGCCGATTGCGCGCATCGCTCCCCTGTCCGGTGCTTTGCTTGCCGACGTCGTGCGGTACGGCATCGCGACAACCATCACGTTCATCGTCGGTTTTGCGATGGGCTACCGCCCCGCCGGTGGAGCTGTGGGCATTCTGTCGGCCGCGATCCTGGTGATGGTCTGCGCGTTCTCGATCAGTTGGATCTTCGCGCTGATGGGAGTGATGATGAACAAAGCTTCTACGGTGCAGGGTGTTTCGATGCTCGTACTGTTCCCGCTCACGTTCCTGTCCAACGCGTTTGTCGATCCTGCCACCATGCCGAGCTGGCTTCAGAAGTTCGTGAACGCCAACCCCGTCTCACACCTGGTGACCGCAGTCCGCGAACTGGCCAATGACGGTCACTTCGGCATTCACGTCGTGTGGTCCCTGGTGGGCGCCGCCGTGATCGTGGCGGTGATGGCACCGCTCACCGTGCGGATGTACATGCGCAAGACGTAA
- a CDS encoding 1,4-dihydroxy-2-naphthoate polyprenyltransferase has product MATAAQWIEGARPRTLPNAIAPVLVGTGAAASLDLAVWWKALLALVVSLALIVGVNFANDYSDGIRGTDDDRVGPLRLVGSKLVSPGSVKAAAIGCFAIAAVAGFALAATTAWWLVAVGVFCIIGAWFYTGGKKPYGYSGFGEIAVFIFFGLIAVLGTQFVQAERVDLAGLAGAVAIGSFSSAVLVANNLRDIPTDTESGKITLAVRLGDARTRVLHIILLAVPFIATLLLILRTPWALLGLLALPLAIRANAPLRTGGQGMALIPALRDTGLAMLVWGAATAVALSVS; this is encoded by the coding sequence ATGGCTACAGCTGCTCAATGGATCGAAGGCGCGAGGCCGCGCACCCTCCCGAATGCGATTGCACCCGTGCTGGTCGGCACCGGCGCTGCCGCATCGCTGGACCTCGCGGTGTGGTGGAAGGCACTCCTGGCGTTGGTCGTCTCCTTGGCCTTGATCGTCGGCGTGAACTTCGCCAACGACTACTCCGACGGAATCCGCGGCACCGACGACGATCGTGTCGGCCCGTTGCGATTGGTGGGATCGAAGCTGGTGAGCCCCGGATCGGTGAAAGCGGCCGCGATCGGTTGTTTCGCGATCGCCGCAGTGGCGGGCTTCGCTTTGGCAGCGACGACAGCCTGGTGGCTGGTCGCTGTCGGCGTGTTCTGCATCATCGGCGCCTGGTTCTACACGGGCGGCAAGAAGCCTTACGGTTACAGCGGTTTCGGTGAGATCGCCGTGTTCATCTTCTTCGGTCTGATCGCTGTGCTGGGAACCCAGTTCGTGCAAGCCGAGCGCGTGGATCTGGCCGGATTGGCCGGTGCCGTGGCCATCGGTTCCTTCTCGAGTGCCGTGCTGGTTGCCAACAACCTGCGCGACATTCCGACGGACACGGAGTCGGGCAAGATCACCCTCGCAGTTCGTCTCGGCGACGCCAGAACTCGTGTGCTGCACATCATTCTGCTGGCAGTGCCGTTCATCGCGACGCTACTACTCATTCTTCGAACCCCGTGGGCGTTGCTCGGACTGCTCGCGTTGCCGCTGGCAATCCGAGCTAACGCACCACTACGCACCGGTGGTCAGGGAATGGCCCTGATTCCGGCGCTGCGCGACACCGGACTGGCCATGCTTGTCTGGGGTGCCGCGACGGCGGTTGCGCTCAGCGTGTCTTGA